GGGATCCAGCGGTGTGCCTGCCAGTGGAGGCGTTTCCGTCACTGGGCCAAGGCCTGGTTCGTCCGGAATGGGATGGGCTAAACCCGGTTCAGTTGCTTGGCAGGAGAAAGAAGGGTTGATTGGTGGTGATGATCACGTGAATGACGGGGTTGATCGTTTGAATGCTGATGATGGGATGACTAAGGCAAGTAGTGGTGTTTATATGCCGCCTTCTGTTAGGTCAGGGTCAACTTCCTCCACGTCTGCTTCAGCGATAGGTTTTCCGCCTTTGGATAAAGCTACAGTTTTGAAGAGAGAGGAATTTCCTTCATTGCAAGCAGCATTACCTGTTGTATCAGGGGCTGAAAAGAAACAGACAGATGGTTTGAATCAGAAGCAGAAGCAATTGGCGATGGCAGGGCAGGAGTTGCCTGATAAGCATGGGGACGGATCACAATCAAATTCAGTTATTGATATGCTTCCTCAATTGCAGTCGGGGAGAATTTCCGTTGACAATGGATTGAGTGAGAATGGTGGAAAAGCTCGTAGTACAAGTGGTTCTCGTTTATTAGAACAAGGCAGGAAGCAGGATGAGTACTTCCCGGGGCCACTTCCTTTGGTTAGTTTGAATCCAAGATCAGATTGGGCTGATGATGAGCGTGATACAGGTCATGTTTCGGACTACAGGAGGGATCAGGGCTATTCGAAAACTGAAGCGTACTGGGATAGAGATTTCGATATGCCAAGAGCTGGTGTACTTCCACATAAACCAGCTCATGGTCTTTTTGACAGGAGGGGACTGCATGACAATGATACTGGAAGAACACTTTCCAGTGAAGTCGCTAAATTGGACCCTTATGGCATGGATGCAAAACTACCAAGTAGAGAAGGGCGGGAAGGAAATGCATGGAGAGCATCTTCTCCTCTTCCTAAAGATGGAATTGGGTCTCAAGAGATTGCAAGAGACAGAAATAGTGTATGTACAAGGCCTTCAAGTATGAACAGAGAAAAGGAAAATAAGTACATTTCATCACCTTTCCGGGACAATGCTCAGGATGATAATGGAAGGAGGGATTTGGGTTATGGAAACGGAGGAAGACAAGCTTGGAACAATTCAGCAGATTCCTTTAGTAGTAGAGGGTCAGAGAGGAATACAAGGGAGCATTATGGCAATGAACAATACAATAGACACAAAGGTGATGCTTTCCAGAACAGTTTTTTATCAAAACCATCTTTTCCTTTGGGTGGTAAAACACTTCCTGTTAATGATCCTATACTAAATTTCAGTAGAGACAAACGTCCTTTGTCCAAGAATGAAAAATCTTATCTAGAAGACCCATTGATGAAGGACTTTGGGGCTACGAGATTTGATGGATGGGATCCTTTTTCTGCAAACCTTGTCGGGGTTGTTAAGAGGAAGAAAGACGCAGTTAAACAAACTGATTTTCATGACCCTGTCAGGGAATCATTTGAGGCTGAACTTGAGAGAGTGCAGAAAATGCAGGAACAAGAGAGGCAGCGAATTATTGAGGAACAGGAGAGAGCATTGGAGCAAGCTCGTAGAGAAGAAGAGGAGAGACTTCGGTTGGCAAGGGAACAAGAAGAGCAGCAGAGAAGGTTAGAAGAAGAGGCTAGGGAAGCTGCATGGAGAGCTGAACAAGAGAGGCTGGAAGCTTTGCGAAGGGCAGAAGAGCAGAGAATAGCCAGAGAAGAGGAAAAACGCAGGATAGTTATGGAGGAGGAAAGAAGAAAACAGGCTGCTAAACAAAAACTCATTGAGTTGGAAGAAAGGATTGCCAAGAGGCAGGCTGAAGGAGTGAAGGGTGGTAATAATTTTTCTACCGGAGTGGATGAGAAATTACCAGGGATGGCCAAAGAAAGAGATGTATCAAAGGCAACAGGTGTTGGTGATTGGGAAAATGGTGAAAGGATGGTGGAAAGAATCACAACTTCAGCTTCCTCTGATTCTTCTGGTCTGAATAGATCCTTTGAGCTGACTTCCAGGCCTAACTTCTCTAATGCTTCTTCTTCATTCTCAGATAGAGATAAGCCCTTTAATTCATGGAGGAGAGATGTATTTGAGTACGGAAACAGTTCAGCCTTCACTGGGCAGGAGACAGAGAATGGTCACTATAGCCTCAGGCAAGATGTATCTGCCGGAAGTAGGCCATATTCAAGGAAAGAGTTTCAGGGTGCACCTCCATACATGTCTTCCAGGCCTCACTATAGAGCAGGGGTTTCTGAAACTAGTTTAGATAATTTTGGTCAGCCAAAAGGTCAGAGGTGGAATGTTTCTGGGGCTGGTGTTGATCATTATGGTAGAAGTGCTGAGTTTGGATCTGAATATCATGAGAATCTTTCTGATAATTATGGTGATGTGACATGGGGGCAGCGATCTCGTGGTAATATTTATCTGCCTTACCCGGAAAGATTCTATCACAACCCTCAGGATGATGGGCTTTATTCCTTTGGGAGGTCAAGGTATTCTGTGAGGCAGCCTCGCGTTTTACCTCCTCCATCTTTGTCCCCAATGCAGAAATCCTCATATAGAGGTGAGAATGAGCATCCTGGTCCatcaacttttctagaaaatgaGATACAGTGCAATCAGGCAACAAGACGTGGATCTAGCATGGAGAACGTTTATGATGGTGGGCAGCAAGATGATCTTGGACATCATGGAATTATAGATAACCAGCGAGGTAATACTGATAATGAGGCTCAGAAATTGGATGGCAATGCCAGAAGGTGTGACTCTCAGTCATCTCTGTCCGTTTCAAGCCCTCCTGATTCTCCAATTCATCTTTCCCATGATGATTTGGATGAATCTGGAGGTTCTACAGTGTTATCAGCTGAAGAGAATAAAGAGGTCAACTTGTCAAGGCCAGAAATAGAACTGCTAGTGTTACCTACTGAAGCTGGGAAACAGGATGTCCGGATTGCATCAAGTTCTATTTCTGCTGGTGATGATGAGGAATGGACTGTTGATAACAATGAACAGTTGCAGGAGCAAGAAGAATATGACGAGGATGAAGATGGATACCAGGAAGAAGATGAAGTGCATGAAGGAGATGACGGCAATATTGAGCTGACTCGAGAGTTAGACGAATTCAATCTAGAGGATAAGGAGACCCCTGACATGATGGACAACTTGGTCTTAGGCTTCAATGAGGGGGTTGAGGTTGGCATGccaaatgatgaatttgaaagaaGTTCAAGGAAGGACTCTTCGTATGCAATAAAACAGATTCCTATTGGCCCTCTTGAAGAAAATATATCTTTGGACAGTATGCATAGTGATACAAAAATCCTTCAGTCCATGGATGCTCCTTGTCAAGAGGGTTTAGATAGTTCTAGAATCTTTCTAGAAACTGAGGACGAAGTGCAGGATCTAGTTATTCAGCCTAATACCTCTCCGCAAGCATCAGCAGCATCTAAGCTCATTGATCATGTGGATGTTACTGGTAGCAGTGGTATGTCAACAGAGCATAATCTCCCCGACTCTGTCAACACGGCTTCTCATTCATCTTCTAGTCAGAGTAGCATGCCTACCACTACTTCTGCTCCTAATCACGCTGAAGTACCTGTTAAGCTCCAATTTGGACTGTTTTCAGGTCCTTCTTTAATACCATCTCCAGTTCCGGCCATACAAATTGGTTCCATACAGATGCCTCTTCATCTGCATCCTCCGGTTTGCCCCCCATCCCTCACCCAAATGCACCCAACACAGCCTCCTCTCTTTCAATTTGGTCAGTTAAGG
This window of the Gossypium arboreum isolate Shixiya-1 chromosome 12, ASM2569848v2, whole genome shotgun sequence genome carries:
- the LOC108479121 gene encoding uncharacterized protein LOC108479121, whose product is MANSGGGNKFVSVNLNKSYGQQPSKQQYHSHHSGSYVSNRTRTGAGSGGMVVLSRPRSSQKTGSKLSVPPPLNLPSLRKEHERFDSLGSSGVPASGGVSVTGPRPGSSGMGWAKPGSVAWQEKEGLIGGDDHVNDGVDRLNADDGMTKASSGVYMPPSVRSGSTSSTSASAIGFPPLDKATVLKREEFPSLQAALPVVSGAEKKQTDGLNQKQKQLAMAGQELPDKHGDGSQSNSVIDMLPQLQSGRISVDNGLSENGGKARSTSGSRLLEQGRKQDEYFPGPLPLVSLNPRSDWADDERDTGHVSDYRRDQGYSKTEAYWDRDFDMPRAGVLPHKPAHGLFDRRGLHDNDTGRTLSSEVAKLDPYGMDAKLPSREGREGNAWRASSPLPKDGIGSQEIARDRNSVCTRPSSMNREKENKYISSPFRDNAQDDNGRRDLGYGNGGRQAWNNSADSFSSRGSERNTREHYGNEQYNRHKGDAFQNSFLSKPSFPLGGKTLPVNDPILNFSRDKRPLSKNEKSYLEDPLMKDFGATRFDGWDPFSANLVGVVKRKKDAVKQTDFHDPVRESFEAELERVQKMQEQERQRIIEEQERALEQARREEEERLRLAREQEEQQRRLEEEAREAAWRAEQERLEALRRAEEQRIAREEEKRRIVMEEERRKQAAKQKLIELEERIAKRQAEGVKGGNNFSTGVDEKLPGMAKERDVSKATGVGDWENGERMVERITTSASSDSSGLNRSFELTSRPNFSNASSSFSDRDKPFNSWRRDVFEYGNSSAFTGQETENGHYSLRQDVSAGSRPYSRKEFQGAPPYMSSRPHYRAGVSETSLDNFGQPKGQRWNVSGAGVDHYGRSAEFGSEYHENLSDNYGDVTWGQRSRGNIYLPYPERFYHNPQDDGLYSFGRSRYSVRQPRVLPPPSLSPMQKSSYRGENEHPGPSTFLENEIQCNQATRRGSSMENVYDGGQQDDLGHHGIIDNQRGNTDNEAQKLDGNARRCDSQSSLSVSSPPDSPIHLSHDDLDESGGSTVLSAEENKEVNLSRPEIELLVLPTEAGKQDVRIASSSISAGDDEEWTVDNNEQLQEQEEYDEDEDGYQEEDEVHEGDDGNIELTRELDEFNLEDKETPDMMDNLVLGFNEGVEVGMPNDEFERSSRKDSSYAIKQIPIGPLEENISLDSMHSDTKILQSMDAPCQEGLDSSRIFLETEDEVQDLVIQPNTSPQASAASKLIDHVDVTGSSGMSTEHNLPDSVNTASHSSSSQSSMPTTTSAPNHAEVPVKLQFGLFSGPSLIPSPVPAIQIGSIQMPLHLHPPVCPPSLTQMHPTQPPLFQFGQLRYTSSISQGVLPLAPQSVSFVQPNVRGSFSLNLNPGVPLPVQPSQDTSGLNMMKSEVSSPLDNQSGLPRSLDLSQGNVLNEGSSTPAGESRKSVVRQHGNVEISNIGDNAARSESGFSSEDQGHKNSVHRNFKALSNKPSEGELQTVLTSSHLAAKEKDLSGLRGQTCSSRGKKYIFTVKGSNSRSAFLASEASRQDPSGYQRRPRRARTEFRIRENSDKKHSSGMVSLNHPNQVLPNENSSTNGRGTGFSARNRMRKVVVNKSKQTIEFECSNSAPSSSQEIDSGNRNEKGLGKDSLMRIQNIPHSGKGNLKRNIEEDVDAPLQSGIVRVYEQPGIEAASDEDDFIEVRSKRQVLNDRREQREKEIKAKSRVAKPPRKPRSIPQSSKRNSASASGVMNNVRSDLVATEGRNLANSELSAAFSATIVSQPLAPIGTPATKTDAQADLRTLAVKSLHTSSLQATSGGGPSLVSGLMFESKNKIFDNVQASLGSWGNSCINQKVMTLTQTQLDDAMKPVQFDTCAPAGDSNSSVTDPSMPSSSLLLKDKSFSSAASPINSLLAGEKIQFGAVTSPTVIPPSSRAVSHGIGPPGPSRSEIQIPRNLSAAENDCTLFFEKEKHPGESCVHMEDCEAEAAASAVAVAAITSDEIVGNGMSTCIVSASDNKGFGGAAIDVINTGDGGQKLANQSKAEESLSVSLPADLSVENPPISLWPPLPSPQNSSSRMISHFPGGPPSHFPFYDMNPMMGGPIFAFGPHEESSSTQSQSQKSSTPASGPLGTWQQCHSGVDSFYGPPTGFTGHFITPPGGIPGVQGPPHMVVYNHFAPVGQFGLSFMGTTYIPSGKQPDWKHNPASSAVGEGDVKNLNMAASQGNSSNIPAQMQHLPPGPGSPLLPIASPLAMFDVSPFQSTPDVSVQARWSPVPASPMQSATPSIPLQQQAEGVLHSQFSQGPPLDQSLTNNRFPESRTSTSSDCSRKFPVATDATITQLPDELGLVEPSSSSTIPAASAPQDAKSPSIMKVADAAKNDVLNNDGIKSSGHSTNSALKSVQSSSQQKNISSQHYGNSSWYNHPRGNAISQKNGSGELTHRRMGFQGRNQSMGGDKNFPTSKMKQIYVAKQTNNGTSTSS